One Catenulispora sp. MAP5-51 DNA window includes the following coding sequences:
- the trmB gene encoding tRNA (guanosine(46)-N7)-methyltransferase TrmB, translating into MIRTFHPRRGRASTTQADALTRLWPVYGHTIPDPHHEYHTPAVAPDAAFDRQALFGRDAPLVLEIGCGMGEATAEMAAADPGRDYLGVDVHTPGLGNLIALAEARGLANVRVARGDVLFLLRDSIAAGSLAAVHVFFPDPWPKAKHHKRRIIQPDTVALLRDRLEPGGVLHCATDWAEYAEQMLEVLRADPGLRNRYDGYAPREAVGRPLTGYERRGLRDGRAIADLVFEKAGA; encoded by the coding sequence TTGATACGGACGTTCCACCCGCGCCGCGGCCGGGCCAGCACCACCCAGGCCGACGCGCTGACCAGGCTCTGGCCGGTCTACGGCCACACCATCCCCGATCCGCACCACGAGTACCACACCCCGGCCGTCGCCCCCGACGCCGCCTTCGACCGGCAGGCCCTGTTCGGCCGCGACGCTCCGCTGGTGCTGGAGATCGGCTGCGGCATGGGCGAGGCGACCGCCGAGATGGCCGCCGCCGATCCAGGCCGGGACTACCTCGGCGTCGACGTCCACACCCCGGGCCTGGGCAACCTGATCGCGCTGGCCGAGGCGCGCGGGCTGGCGAACGTCCGGGTGGCGCGCGGCGACGTGCTGTTCCTGTTGCGGGACTCGATCGCCGCCGGCTCGCTGGCCGCCGTGCACGTCTTCTTTCCCGACCCCTGGCCCAAGGCCAAGCACCACAAGCGCCGGATCATCCAGCCCGACACCGTCGCGCTGCTGCGGGACCGGCTGGAGCCTGGCGGGGTGTTGCACTGCGCGACCGACTGGGCCGAGTATGCCGAGCAGATGCTCGAGGTGCTGCGGGCCGACCCGGGGCTGCGCAACCGGTACGACGGGTACGCTCCGCGCGAGGCCGTCGGGCGTCCGCTGACCGGGTACGAGCGTCGTGGGCTGCGGGACGGTCGGGCGATTGCTGATTTGGTGTTTGAGAAGGCTGGGGCCTGA
- a CDS encoding alpha/beta fold hydrolase, with protein sequence MARVTVDKENHLPVDIHYQDRGAGRPVVLLHGWPLSIGQWEFQIPDLLAAGHRVVAYDGRGFGASAKPRGGYDPDTLAADLHMLLEHLDLRDATLVGFSSGANTAVRYLSRFGNPRVSKLALVSAAGPYLRRTDTHPEGFLEDTKLREYQRCLTDDRVSFLHRFATKFFEVSRTSAPRPAMPRPLHTRMVMLAAAASHRGALQTLLQTATTDLRNDLRAITVPTLVVHGEADAVLPVESTGARTAEAIAGSRLLRMQSAPHGLIVTRAAEFNRELLAYLEG encoded by the coding sequence ATGGCGCGGGTGACGGTCGACAAGGAGAACCACCTTCCCGTCGACATCCACTACCAGGACCGGGGCGCCGGCCGACCGGTCGTGCTGCTCCACGGCTGGCCGCTGTCCATCGGCCAGTGGGAGTTCCAGATCCCCGACCTGCTGGCGGCCGGGCACCGCGTGGTCGCCTACGACGGCCGCGGCTTCGGCGCCTCGGCCAAGCCGCGCGGCGGCTACGACCCCGACACCCTGGCCGCGGACCTGCACATGCTGCTGGAGCACCTGGACCTGCGGGATGCCACGCTGGTCGGCTTCTCCTCCGGCGCCAACACGGCGGTGCGGTACCTGAGCCGCTTCGGCAACCCGCGCGTGTCCAAGCTGGCGCTGGTCTCCGCGGCGGGCCCGTACCTGCGCCGCACCGACACGCACCCCGAGGGCTTCCTGGAGGACACAAAGCTGCGCGAGTACCAGCGCTGCCTGACCGACGACCGCGTCAGCTTCCTGCACCGCTTCGCCACCAAGTTCTTCGAAGTCAGCCGCACCTCCGCCCCGCGCCCGGCGATGCCCCGGCCCCTGCACACCCGCATGGTCATGCTCGCCGCCGCAGCCTCCCACCGCGGCGCACTACAGACCCTGCTCCAGACCGCGACCACCGACCTCCGCAACGACCTGCGGGCCATCACCGTGCCGACCCTGGTCGTACACGGCGAGGCCGACGCCGTCCTGCCGGTGGAGTCCACCGGCGCCCGCACCGCCGAGGCAATCGCCGGCAGCCGCCTGCTGCGGATGCAGAGCGCACCGCACGGCCTGATCGTCACCCGCGCCGCTGAGTTCAATCGAGAACTGTTGGCGTACCTGGAGGGGTGA
- a CDS encoding ABC transporter ATP-binding protein: protein MTTRSADSPPAIAVQGLRKRFGTTAALDGMSFDVAAGKVTGFVGPNGAGKSTTMRVILGLDMPDEGRALIGGVPYAKLRRPLGHIGALLDAAALQPGRSARNHLLWLAHSQGLGAERVEEVVRASGLASAIGRKAGGYSLGMRQRLGIAAAMLGDPPVVMLDEPFNGLDPEGILWIRGYLKALAGEGRAVLVSSHLMSELEGCADHLIVAGRGKVIADTGVAELIARSSGGRVVLRTGARAEATTALANAGGTVAVTGTDQLTVDGLGAEEVVRVLNAGAVPFAEVSAHRASLEEAYMDLTRDSVEFRAAALDAGEVA from the coding sequence ATGACAACCAGGAGCGCTGATTCGCCGCCCGCCATAGCGGTTCAGGGCCTGCGCAAACGCTTCGGGACCACCGCGGCGCTCGACGGCATGTCCTTCGATGTCGCCGCCGGGAAGGTCACCGGCTTCGTCGGCCCGAACGGCGCCGGCAAGTCCACGACCATGCGCGTCATCCTCGGCCTCGACATGCCCGACGAGGGCCGGGCGCTGATCGGCGGCGTCCCCTATGCCAAGCTGCGCCGGCCGCTGGGCCACATCGGCGCGCTGCTCGATGCCGCCGCGCTCCAGCCCGGCCGCAGCGCCCGCAACCACCTGCTGTGGCTCGCGCACTCGCAGGGCCTGGGCGCCGAGCGCGTCGAGGAGGTGGTGCGGGCCTCGGGCCTGGCCTCGGCGATCGGCCGCAAGGCCGGCGGTTACTCGCTCGGGATGCGCCAGCGTCTCGGGATCGCCGCGGCGATGCTCGGCGACCCGCCGGTGGTGATGCTCGACGAGCCCTTCAACGGCCTGGACCCCGAGGGGATCCTGTGGATCCGGGGCTACCTCAAGGCCCTGGCCGGCGAGGGCCGCGCGGTCCTGGTGTCCAGCCATCTGATGAGCGAGCTGGAGGGCTGCGCGGATCACCTGATCGTGGCCGGGCGCGGCAAGGTCATCGCCGACACCGGGGTGGCCGAGCTGATCGCGCGCTCCTCCGGGGGCCGCGTGGTGCTGCGTACCGGAGCGCGGGCCGAGGCCACGACGGCGCTGGCGAACGCCGGCGGGACCGTCGCGGTCACCGGGACGGACCAGCTGACCGTGGACGGTTTGGGCGCCGAGGAGGTGGTCAGGGTCCTGAACGCGGGCGCCGTGCCGTTCGCCGAGGTCTCCGCGCACCGTGCTTCCCTGGAGGAGGCGTACATGGACCTCACCCGCGACTCGGTCGAGTTCCGCGCCGCCGCGCTCGACGCCGGGGAGGTGGCGTGA
- a CDS encoding O-methyltransferase, protein MRPAIPAAVTEAERLAAEAGFTQSCIPEVGRLLRAAVASKPAGVIAESGTGCGVGTAWLHSGLGADARLVTVEREPSLAASAGARFAGDARVEVLTGDWRLLEAHAPFDVFFCDGGGKRDDPERVVDLLALGGVLVMDDFTPAEGWPPLFDGQVDELRVFYLGHPRLAAAEVLTTPGTVAIIATRLG, encoded by the coding sequence ATGCGACCTGCCATCCCCGCCGCCGTCACCGAAGCCGAGCGTCTCGCAGCCGAAGCGGGGTTCACCCAGTCCTGCATTCCCGAAGTCGGGCGGCTTCTGCGCGCCGCCGTCGCGTCCAAGCCCGCCGGTGTGATTGCCGAGAGTGGCACCGGGTGCGGGGTCGGTACCGCCTGGCTGCACAGCGGGCTGGGTGCGGATGCGCGGTTGGTCACCGTCGAGCGTGAGCCGTCTCTTGCCGCGAGTGCCGGCGCGCGGTTTGCCGGCGACGCCCGGGTCGAGGTGCTCACCGGGGATTGGCGGCTGCTGGAAGCGCATGCGCCGTTCGATGTCTTCTTCTGCGACGGCGGGGGGAAGCGTGACGATCCCGAGCGTGTTGTGGACCTGCTCGCGCTCGGAGGGGTGCTCGTCATGGACGACTTCACGCCCGCCGAGGGCTGGCCGCCGTTGTTCGACGGCCAGGTCGACGAGCTGCGCGTCTTCTACCTCGGTCATCCGCGGTTGGCCGCTGCCGAGGTGCTGACCACCCCCGGGACCGTGGCGATCATCGCGACGCGGCTCGGGTGA
- a CDS encoding nitroreductase family deazaflavin-dependent oxidoreductase, which yields MATDSEYAPSPTDYVRETVDLYESSGGTEGNTMKGRPIIILTTTGAKSGKTRKTPLMRVEHDGSYAVVASLGGAPKNPVWYYNVVANPEVELQDGATKKRYTAHEATGEEKAQWWARATAAWPDYDNYQTNTDREIPLFVLTPR from the coding sequence ATGGCAACAGACTCCGAATACGCCCCCAGCCCCACCGACTACGTCCGCGAGACGGTCGACCTCTACGAGTCCTCGGGCGGCACCGAGGGCAACACCATGAAGGGCCGGCCGATCATCATCCTGACCACGACCGGGGCCAAGAGCGGCAAGACTCGCAAGACCCCGCTGATGCGGGTCGAGCACGACGGTTCCTACGCCGTGGTGGCCTCCTTGGGCGGGGCGCCGAAGAACCCCGTCTGGTACTACAACGTGGTCGCCAACCCGGAGGTCGAGCTGCAGGACGGCGCGACGAAGAAGCGGTACACCGCGCACGAGGCCACCGGCGAGGAGAAGGCCCAGTGGTGGGCCCGCGCCACCGCGGCCTGGCCGGACTATGACAACTACCAGACCAATACCGACCGGGAGATCCCGCTGTTCGTGCTCACGCCGCGCTGA
- a CDS encoding response regulator codes for MPPPVPAPPPIRIVIADDHLVVRTGFAALLATQADFEVVGTAADGEETVRLCREAEPDVVLMDVRMPGTDGIEATWRVVAEAGARGAVGPRILILTTFDLDSYVYDALSAGASGFLLKDATAERLFEAVRVVAAGEALLAPGVTRRLISEFARLRPNGGTAAASATGISAASPPRESPASPASPASPASPASPEAGARTRNRAPSPAPGQGLPALTPRETEVLLLLARGLSNPEIAAELVVTDETVKTHVSRILTKLGLRDRTQAVVAAYESGLVVPGAEYQERPPNRH; via the coding sequence ATACCACCGCCGGTACCGGCACCGCCGCCGATCCGGATCGTGATCGCCGACGACCATCTGGTGGTCCGGACGGGATTCGCGGCGTTGTTGGCGACGCAGGCGGACTTCGAGGTCGTGGGCACCGCGGCCGACGGCGAGGAGACGGTGCGGCTGTGCCGGGAGGCGGAGCCGGACGTGGTGCTGATGGACGTGCGGATGCCCGGGACGGACGGCATCGAGGCGACGTGGCGGGTGGTGGCCGAGGCCGGCGCGCGGGGCGCGGTCGGTCCCAGGATCCTGATTCTCACGACCTTCGATCTGGACAGCTATGTCTACGACGCCCTGTCCGCCGGGGCCAGCGGCTTCCTGCTGAAGGACGCCACGGCCGAGCGGCTGTTCGAGGCGGTGCGGGTGGTGGCCGCCGGGGAGGCGCTGCTGGCGCCGGGCGTGACGCGGCGGCTGATCAGCGAGTTCGCGCGGTTGCGTCCGAACGGCGGGACCGCAGCGGCATCGGCCACCGGCATCTCAGCCGCGTCGCCGCCTCGCGAATCCCCCGCATCACCCGCATCACCCGCATCACCCGCATCACCCGCATCACCCGAAGCCGGTGCCCGAACCAGAAACCGCGCCCCCTCCCCCGCCCCGGGCCAAGGTCTACCGGCCCTCACCCCGCGCGAGACCGAAGTCCTGCTCCTGCTCGCGCGCGGCCTGTCGAACCCGGAGATCGCCGCGGAGCTGGTCGTCACCGACGAGACCGTGAAGACCCACGTCAGCAGGATCCTGACCAAGCTGGGCCTGCGCGACCGGACCCAGGCCGTGGTCGCGGCGTACGAGTCCGGGCTGGTGGTACCGGGCGCGGAGTATCAGGAGCGTCCGCCGAACCGCCACTGA
- the ligD gene encoding non-homologous end-joining DNA ligase — protein sequence MGSAEAHVEAGGRSVRISSPDKLLFPDAGVTKLGLATYYASVADGLFRGLADRPVALNRFPDGLGGKSFFTKAAPKGLPDWASTARVTFPSGRTGDEVCITEPATALWTVQMGTLELHGWPVRAADTDHPDELRIDLDPQPGTDFAEAVQVAGQARALFEELGIRPFVKTSGGRGLHLLVRIEPRWTFVEARRAVIALARELERRHPDLVTTSWWKEERGERIFIDFNQMARDRMTVAPYSTRARPEAPVSMPVRWEDLADVVPGDFTVKTVPDLFAKNGDANAEIDEVAHSLDALLEMADRDEKDRGLGDLPYPPDFPKMPGEPKRVQPSKARATDQETGS from the coding sequence ATGGGTTCTGCCGAAGCGCACGTCGAAGCCGGTGGTCGCAGCGTCCGGATCTCCTCGCCGGACAAACTTCTCTTCCCCGACGCCGGGGTCACCAAACTCGGGCTCGCCACCTACTACGCGAGCGTCGCCGACGGGCTCTTCCGCGGCCTTGCCGATCGCCCCGTGGCCCTGAACCGCTTCCCGGACGGCCTGGGCGGCAAGTCCTTCTTCACCAAGGCCGCGCCCAAGGGCCTGCCGGACTGGGCCTCGACCGCGCGCGTCACCTTCCCCAGCGGCCGCACCGGCGACGAGGTCTGCATCACCGAGCCGGCCACCGCGCTGTGGACGGTCCAGATGGGCACCCTGGAGCTGCACGGCTGGCCGGTCCGCGCCGCCGACACCGACCACCCCGACGAGCTGCGCATCGACCTGGACCCGCAGCCCGGCACCGACTTCGCCGAGGCCGTCCAGGTCGCGGGCCAGGCGCGGGCGCTGTTCGAGGAACTGGGCATCCGGCCCTTCGTGAAGACCTCCGGCGGCCGCGGCCTGCACCTGCTGGTCCGCATCGAACCGCGCTGGACGTTCGTCGAGGCCCGGCGCGCCGTGATCGCCCTGGCCCGCGAACTGGAACGGCGCCACCCGGACCTGGTGACGACGTCCTGGTGGAAGGAGGAGCGCGGCGAGCGCATCTTCATCGACTTCAACCAGATGGCCCGCGACCGCATGACCGTGGCCCCGTACTCCACCCGGGCCCGCCCCGAGGCGCCGGTGTCGATGCCGGTCCGCTGGGAGGACTTGGCAGATGTGGTGCCGGGGGACTTCACGGTGAAGACCGTCCCGGACCTGTTCGCCAAGAACGGCGATGCGAACGCCGAGATCGACGAGGTCGCGCACAGCCTGGACGCGCTGCTGGAGATGGCCGACCGGGACGAGAAGGACCGGGGCCTGGGCGACCTGCCGTATCCGCCGGACTTCCCGAAGATGCCCGGTGAGCCCAAGCGGGTCCAGCCCTCCAAGGCGC
- a CDS encoding sensor histidine kinase: MLQERGGGRREGTAAAVLAGAALAEALARGAVHHRNGSSGVLLTSAFLALCATAPLGFLGAIGTATAVVAASVLAMTITGVLPAGSAVAVVVAMYRLGWAAGSFAESRLRRLAAAFAVALSVPFPVIALCVPRHSDAGVVAVLLSALAPAAAFAGNAAHARTEARVHQAAREAVARSLVEHTARGERARIARELHDVVAHHISMIAVQAETARLATPGMPTAGAERLLAIGDTARAGLTEMRRLLGVLREDAGPADHEEIRHPQPGLDQLLTLVDAARLTSGATTRLIVSGTPAALDPGVELAAYRITQEALTNARRHAPGAPVDVELRFTDEALRLRIRDSGPGAESQNTDSAASAGGHGVAGMRERAVAVGGRLAAGPSPTGGFLVEAELPAGASEEGAL, encoded by the coding sequence GTGCTTCAGGAACGCGGCGGCGGGCGCAGGGAGGGGACGGCAGCGGCCGTGCTCGCCGGAGCCGCGCTGGCCGAGGCGCTGGCGCGCGGCGCGGTCCACCATCGGAACGGGTCCTCCGGGGTCCTGCTGACGTCGGCGTTCCTGGCACTGTGCGCGACGGCGCCGCTGGGATTCCTCGGCGCGATCGGCACGGCTACGGCCGTGGTCGCGGCGTCCGTGCTGGCGATGACGATCACCGGAGTGCTGCCGGCGGGGTCGGCGGTGGCCGTGGTCGTGGCGATGTATCGGCTGGGATGGGCTGCCGGCTCGTTCGCCGAATCTCGGCTGAGGCGGTTGGCGGCGGCGTTCGCGGTGGCGCTGTCGGTGCCGTTTCCGGTGATCGCGCTGTGTGTGCCGCGGCATTCCGACGCCGGGGTGGTCGCGGTCCTGCTGTCCGCGTTGGCACCGGCGGCCGCGTTCGCCGGGAACGCGGCGCACGCGCGCACCGAGGCCCGCGTCCACCAGGCGGCGCGGGAAGCCGTCGCGCGCTCGCTGGTCGAGCACACGGCGCGCGGCGAGCGGGCCCGGATCGCGCGGGAGCTGCACGACGTGGTCGCGCACCACATCTCGATGATCGCGGTGCAGGCCGAGACCGCGCGGTTGGCCACCCCCGGGATGCCGACCGCCGGCGCGGAGCGCCTGCTGGCGATCGGCGACACGGCGCGCGCCGGCCTGACGGAGATGCGGCGGCTGCTGGGGGTGCTGCGGGAGGACGCGGGCCCGGCAGACCACGAGGAGATCCGGCATCCGCAGCCGGGGCTGGACCAGTTGCTGACGCTGGTGGACGCGGCGCGGCTGACGTCCGGGGCGACGACGCGGCTGATCGTGTCCGGGACGCCGGCCGCACTGGATCCGGGGGTGGAGCTGGCGGCGTACCGGATCACGCAGGAGGCGCTGACGAACGCGCGGCGGCACGCGCCGGGCGCCCCGGTAGATGTGGAGCTGCGGTTCACGGACGAGGCGTTGCGGTTGCGGATCAGGGACAGCGGGCCGGGGGCAGAGAGTCAGAATACTGATTCTGCGGCTTCGGCCGGCGGACACGGAGTAGCGGGGATGCGGGAACGGGCGGTGGCTGTGGGCGGTCGGCTGGCGGCGGGGCCTTCGCCGACGGGCGGGTTCTTGGTCGAGGCGGAGTTGCCGGCGGGCGCTTCGGAAGAGGGTGCGCTGTGA
- a CDS encoding NADAR family protein produces the protein MATKYLFFWGHTPKRPGTIGAECLSQWYPAPFEVDGVRFATAEHYMMWGKAQLFGDPKAAARILSAGHPKEAKDLGRTITGFDEAKWVADRVAIVTAGNVEKFRQNPDLLAFLLGTGERVLVEASPMDRVWGIGLAADDERAQDPAAWRGLNLLGEALMAARETLRVSAA, from the coding sequence ATGGCGACCAAGTACTTGTTCTTCTGGGGACACACACCGAAGCGGCCCGGGACGATCGGCGCGGAGTGCCTGAGCCAGTGGTACCCGGCGCCGTTCGAGGTGGACGGCGTGCGCTTCGCGACGGCCGAGCACTACATGATGTGGGGCAAGGCCCAGCTGTTCGGCGACCCCAAGGCCGCGGCGCGGATCCTTTCCGCCGGGCACCCCAAGGAGGCCAAGGACCTCGGACGGACCATCACCGGGTTCGACGAGGCCAAGTGGGTCGCCGACCGCGTGGCGATCGTGACCGCGGGCAATGTGGAAAAGTTCCGGCAGAACCCGGACTTGCTGGCCTTCCTGCTGGGGACCGGCGAGCGGGTGCTGGTGGAGGCCAGCCCGATGGACCGCGTCTGGGGGATCGGACTGGCCGCCGACGACGAGCGGGCCCAGGACCCGGCGGCGTGGCGGGGCCTGAACCTGCTCGGCGAGGCGCTGATGGCGGCTCGGGAGACGCTGCGGGTCAGCGCGGCCTGA
- a CDS encoding YciI family protein, whose protein sequence is MDFFCYHRDRADSLALRMELLEDHWSYMDGFAQQMIARGPTVFGDEEAPTGSVHILTLPDAAAARTFAFEEPGYQAGVYRDVMLRRWRNDVGRTMWEFPGGVPESDGYLVLGLGAPRPVGEVPAVPEAEGLIAFGPLLSDDGERWLGTAALLRAPSADAARATLPRSGYAEVEVHQWRFGGRS, encoded by the coding sequence ATGGATTTCTTCTGCTACCACCGCGACCGCGCTGACTCCCTCGCCCTGCGCATGGAGCTCCTGGAGGACCACTGGTCCTACATGGACGGGTTCGCGCAGCAGATGATCGCGCGCGGCCCGACGGTGTTCGGCGACGAGGAGGCGCCCACCGGGAGCGTGCACATCCTCACGCTCCCCGACGCCGCGGCCGCGCGGACCTTCGCGTTCGAGGAGCCCGGGTACCAGGCCGGGGTGTACCGGGACGTGATGCTGCGGCGGTGGCGCAACGACGTCGGGCGCACCATGTGGGAGTTCCCCGGCGGTGTGCCTGAGAGCGACGGGTACCTCGTGCTCGGCCTGGGCGCGCCCCGGCCGGTCGGGGAGGTGCCCGCGGTGCCCGAGGCCGAGGGGCTGATCGCGTTCGGGCCGCTGCTGTCCGACGACGGCGAGCGCTGGCTCGGGACGGCCGCGCTGCTGCGCGCACCGAGCGCCGACGCGGCGCGCGCCACGTTGCCCCGCAGCGGGTACGCCGAGGTCGAGGTGCATCAGTGGCGGTTCGGCGGACGCTCCTGA
- a CDS encoding ABC transporter permease subunit encodes MPAGRDGFGQLVHAEWTKLRTVRGWMVGLGLAAILTVALGMLGPLGTQIACDHVDNAPTHSCHISGPPQDATGQEVDDRSTFVHRTLTGDGTITARLTAFGGKYSPGGGGPADSTDPTAGLVDGLQPWSKAGILIKDGTTVGSAYAAVLATGSHGIRMQYDYTHDTAGPAVSVTAAEPRWLRLTRAGDTLTGFSSADGATWTQIGTAHLANLPNSVQVGVFTTSPDFAVVKNSFGGSSTNVGPTLATGTFDQIAVTGDSAGDWMVPAIGSAAAADGGPGALQGPEAVAGAVPSTGGGFTVTGTGDIAPSAPGEGVGKTPESALAGTFGGLIAVIVVAALSMTSEYRRGLIRTSLAASPRRGRLLAAKAVVLGGVSFVVGLVAAGIAVPAVRAVEHSKRMYVYYASTQSEIRMVIGTAAMLAVAAVFALAVATIVRRGAAAVAAVIVAVVLPYILAVASVLPAGSAEWLARVTPAAAFAVQQTVTAWPQVKATYTPTNGYFPLSPWVGLAVLGLWAAVAYAFAHRQLSRRDV; translated from the coding sequence ATGCCCGCCGGCCGCGATGGTTTCGGACAGCTCGTGCACGCCGAGTGGACCAAGCTGCGCACCGTGCGCGGCTGGATGGTCGGCCTGGGCCTGGCCGCGATCCTGACGGTGGCGCTCGGCATGCTCGGCCCGCTGGGCACCCAGATCGCCTGCGACCACGTCGACAACGCCCCGACCCACTCCTGCCACATCAGCGGCCCGCCGCAGGACGCCACCGGCCAGGAGGTCGACGACCGGTCCACGTTCGTGCACCGCACGTTGACCGGGGACGGGACCATCACCGCGCGCCTCACCGCGTTCGGCGGCAAGTACTCCCCGGGCGGCGGGGGCCCCGCTGATTCCACGGATCCGACCGCCGGCCTGGTCGACGGGCTCCAGCCCTGGTCGAAGGCCGGGATCCTGATCAAGGACGGCACCACGGTGGGTTCTGCCTACGCCGCGGTCCTGGCCACCGGCAGCCACGGCATCCGGATGCAGTACGACTACACCCACGACACCGCGGGCCCCGCCGTCTCCGTCACCGCCGCCGAGCCCCGTTGGCTGCGGCTGACCCGCGCCGGGGACACGCTCACCGGGTTCTCCTCGGCCGACGGCGCCACCTGGACGCAGATCGGCACCGCACACCTGGCGAACCTTCCGAACAGCGTCCAGGTCGGGGTGTTCACCACCTCGCCGGACTTCGCGGTCGTGAAGAACTCCTTCGGCGGCAGCTCGACGAACGTCGGTCCGACCCTGGCCACCGGCACCTTCGACCAGATCGCGGTGACCGGCGACAGCGCGGGGGACTGGATGGTCCCGGCGATCGGCAGCGCGGCCGCGGCCGACGGCGGCCCGGGCGCGTTGCAGGGCCCGGAGGCCGTGGCCGGCGCGGTGCCGAGCACCGGCGGCGGCTTCACCGTCACCGGAACGGGTGACATCGCCCCGTCGGCGCCGGGGGAGGGCGTCGGCAAGACCCCCGAGAGCGCGCTGGCCGGCACCTTCGGCGGACTGATCGCGGTGATCGTGGTCGCCGCGCTGAGCATGACCTCGGAGTACCGCCGGGGCCTGATCCGCACCTCGCTGGCGGCCAGTCCGCGGCGCGGCCGGCTGCTCGCGGCCAAGGCGGTGGTGCTCGGCGGGGTGTCGTTCGTGGTCGGGCTGGTCGCCGCGGGGATCGCGGTTCCGGCGGTGCGCGCGGTGGAGCACAGCAAGCGCATGTACGTGTACTACGCCTCCACGCAGTCCGAGATCCGCATGGTGATCGGCACGGCGGCGATGCTGGCCGTGGCGGCGGTGTTCGCCCTGGCGGTCGCCACCATCGTGCGGCGCGGGGCGGCGGCGGTCGCGGCGGTGATCGTGGCGGTGGTGCTGCCGTACATTCTGGCGGTGGCCTCGGTGCTGCCGGCCGGTTCCGCCGAGTGGCTGGCCCGGGTGACGCCGGCCGCCGCCTTCGCGGTGCAGCAGACGGTCACCGCGTGGCCGCAGGTCAAGGCGACGTACACGCCGACGAACGGCTACTTCCCGCTCTCGCCGTGGGTCGGGCTGGCGGTGCTGGGTCTGTGGGCTGCTGTCGCCTACGCCTTCGCGCACCGGCAACTGAGCCGGAGGGATGTGTGA
- a CDS encoding ABC transporter permease subunit, with product MSGGVRTGGLRTDGLKTGGLRTSAFADALHAEWTKLRTLAGTAWLLAAAVVLTVGLSTVSAVTVTCDGARCGEDPAKVGLLGVLAGQAVVAVLAVLAVGEEYGTGMIRVTLAAMPRREAVLAAKAAVVAAVTGAAGVVAVAASALVALVLEPGNGFTAANGYGHLATGATLRAAFGSVLYLVLVALLGVGVTALVRDSAAAVGTVLGLLYLFPILAQVISDPAWHRHTMQLAPMQAGLDVQATVDLAGQPLSPWQGLGVLALWAVGALGLGGLTLRLRDA from the coding sequence GTGAGCGGCGGGGTCAGGACTGGCGGACTCAGGACTGATGGGCTCAAGACGGGCGGGCTCAGGACCAGTGCCTTCGCCGATGCCCTGCACGCCGAGTGGACCAAGCTGCGCACGCTCGCGGGCACCGCGTGGCTGCTGGCCGCGGCCGTGGTGCTGACCGTCGGGCTCAGCACGGTCTCGGCGGTGACCGTGACCTGCGACGGGGCCCGCTGCGGCGAGGACCCGGCGAAGGTCGGCCTGCTCGGCGTGCTGGCCGGGCAGGCGGTGGTCGCGGTGCTGGCGGTGCTCGCCGTGGGGGAGGAGTACGGCACCGGGATGATCCGCGTGACCCTGGCCGCGATGCCCCGGCGCGAGGCGGTGCTGGCGGCCAAGGCCGCGGTCGTCGCGGCCGTGACCGGGGCGGCGGGGGTCGTGGCGGTGGCCGCCTCGGCGCTGGTCGCGCTGGTGCTGGAGCCGGGCAACGGGTTCACGGCGGCCAACGGCTACGGGCACCTGGCCACCGGCGCGACGTTGCGCGCGGCCTTCGGCTCCGTGCTCTACCTGGTGCTGGTCGCGCTGCTCGGCGTGGGCGTCACGGCCCTGGTGCGGGACTCGGCGGCGGCGGTCGGGACGGTGCTGGGGCTGCTGTACCTGTTCCCGATCCTGGCGCAGGTCATCTCGGACCCGGCCTGGCACCGGCACACCATGCAGCTCGCCCCGATGCAGGCCGGGCTGGACGTGCAGGCCACGGTCGACCTGGCGGGGCAGCCGCTGTCGCCGTGGCAGGGGCTGGGGGTGCTGGCGCTGTGGGCGGTCGGGGCGCTCGGGCTGGGAGGGCTGACGCTGCGGCTGCGGGATGCATGA